A segment of the Mercurialis annua linkage group LG4, ddMerAnnu1.2, whole genome shotgun sequence genome:
TTAGAAAGTTGCTTTTGAGGAGTTCAAAATTAGATGTTATTTAATTCGCTATTAACGGGCACTAGTTTACAAATTGCCAATTTGTTTGAAGggatttcaatttaaattgtttCATTTATGTGATGGAATTAGGCACTGTACAAAATGGGTGGAAGGAAATTTGCTGTGCTAGGAGTTCCGCCAATAGGATGCTGTCCGTACGCAAgatcaattaacaaaaaaaatgggGGTGGTGATGTTTGTATGCCTCTATTGAATGAATTTGCTCAAGCTTTCCACACCACAACTCTCACTCTATTTCAACACTTGACTTCCGAATTGCCAAATCTCAAGTACTCCATTGGAAATGTTTATAACATGACTATGGACTTATTTGACAACTATTCCCGATTCGGTGAGCATATCTACCtttaacattaattaattataatcagatttgaagaatttaattttaattgttgtgAAATTCACTCtcaattatgtttaattttactGATCATGTGGAAGTCATTATTAGGTTTCAAGGAGATAAAGAAGGCATGTTGTGGATCTGGAGGAGATTACAATGGAGACTATGGatgttatgaacctataaaacctaATCTTTGCAGGAATAGGAGTGAGTACTTATTCTGGGACTTGTATCATCCATCTCAAGCTGCTTCCCAATTGCTAGCTGATACCCTTTATAGTGGAGATGCTCTTTATATGACTCCAATGAACTTTAGTCAATTGGCTTTGGCTCAAGTTCATATTTAGTATCTGGGTTTTTTAGCTACTTTTCTTTTAAACTCTTATGACTTGTTACAATGTTTCATGTTAATGTTTTTGATTTATTGTCAATAAAATTAGTCATTTATTCATGTAGTTAAATATGGTTGATAATGACATTGACAAATAAAAGTAGGtatcttaatttttattagtttaatctTTAAATGACATGCTATACCAAattcatataataatatatttttgtttagagTAATTATTTTGTGTAATTATTGTGTCATATCATTTATACAACAAccaataaaatatacaaaacctaaaatattcttttataagagttttataattatttttaaattttatgtggTGATTTCAACATTCTCCGAAGAATCCTCAAATACAAAAGGCTAAATTCATTTTGGAGCTcctatattttcatttttttatttatctaattatttttcaaaattttgtatTTCTTAAGTCTTTTAActtgacaaattttatttaataagttcTTTTTTGGATATCGCTACACGTGTGTTCAAATTTTGTTAACATTACCACGTGAGAAAATGATATAGTGAATTTGGATTAATGGGTTAAGTCCTTTAATTTAATAGATCCATGTactttaaatttgtatttatcTTGCCCTTCTTCAAGTTTGGCCTTACGTGCATGTCTCGGCGAGTGTAGTGCACTCTCCTTTTCCATccaaaaaatgacttaaaaatttaatatacattagatatataaagataaaactttaaaaaaggGACATAAAAAATACAGAGATCTCAAAATTTTAGCCAACACACAAAGATCAACAAAGAACATGTGCCTTGCTTAATTATCTATAATCTCTTTCCTTTATATACTTTGCTTTCCAATGATATAAAGAGAAAAGTAAAATTTGGCTTCACTGTCGCAGAATGTTACTGAGCCACACATGCATTACATAACTATAAGAACATGAGTTGGATACAAACAATTAGTTAGATCAACGTGATGGATCCCGAATTATACAAAGCCGTAGTTTCTGGAAATCTCAGACACATCGAGCTTTTAAGTACTGCTGATATGCACAAGCTTCTTCAGGTTACAACCGACCAGAAAAACACCATTCTTCACGTAGCAGCAAAATATGGAGCAATACCTATTGCAGAGAAGATAATAAATTCATGTCAAACACTTCTgcatgaaacaaattcaaagggtGATTCACCATTACATATTGCATCAAGACTGGGGAACCAAGAAATGGTGAAGCTTCTAGTTGATCGTGCCCTCGCAATAGAGTTCGAAGCGGAGAAAAAGCTGCTAAGAGTGGAGAATTTGAATGGAGATACGGCTTCACATGAGGCTGTAAGATATGGGAAGTTGAAGGTGGTGGAGTTATTGGTAGGTTATGATGAACAACTGGCTAGCTTTGTAAATAAAGCTGGAGAGTCTCCTCTTTTTCTTGCTGTGGATCGGCAGTACTATGTGATTGCTCAGTGCATCCTAGTTGCTGCTCCAAATTGCTCCTATGGAGGAAGAAATGGGATGAATGTATTGCATGCCGCTATCATTAGAGGAGAAAAGGGTAAGTTTGTAgtcaaacatatatatttagTTTCAACTTGGATTTTTGTGTTCAAATTAGAGAATTCACTATTCTGTAAATGGAAAATGAGTTAAGGAAAAactagtttttaaatttaaacttttacatcttttataaaatatgattaaactttttaatttttgcaattatgtccaatttgaaaagtattttttatatttttgtctaaaattttgaattttatttttaaatctaaatatttacgTCTTTCATCAATTTCGACCAGACTTTTTTGTCACTCCATTTAGAAGTtagaaaacatttttaaaatttgatcgtaattgataaataacgtaaaaaataaatttaaaaaatgaaattcaaagTTTCGGAtacaattgcaaaaaatatatttcaaattagATATATTTGTAAGGATTAAAAGATTTAgtcgcaattgataaaaaaacgcaaatatttgaattttaaaaaatagttaaactTACAGAAATTAGGgcaaattgataaatatatccaCAACAGGGGCGGATGCAAGTGCACAAGggtggggtccatggaccccacctcctttaagaaaaataaaattatatttatacatattaaaaaccccattaaattaatataataaagtcATTAATTATTGATAACAATAAGTTATTTGTaagtttttttataacatttagcttatgaataataaaatttattatctaaTAGATTTATGCATTACATAattatatacacttttaaaattaaaatagcaataaaaaattatttaacccTAAATTTTTGCACGccttataccaaaattatagaTTATATGTAAAATATGAATAAGCATTGTATAATTATAATGtaaattatactttcaaaaaagTAGTAAAAAGAAATCCGTCGAGTACAAATGagagttttaaataattaaagttaaatattaaaatacatgtgTAATACTAAGtggttttaatatttatatatatatatcatttaaattttgagtagaaattatatattttttatattttttatttattcactactattaaattttaaaagtttatgtttatttaattttatttaacaatttagtCTTCAACAAACTTTTTTCAATGAATTACTTTAAAGATATAACAACAAGATTTATTTGCAGTTAAATTTAACAAGTTATCTTTTTTCAATCATTTGACTTGCATTTGAACAAATTCATATATGCAAAAAGACCGATGAAGAGTAATTTAAAAAGTACAATAAAAGATGAGTGGCTGAAATTGTGTTTAATAgcgtatataaaaaataatttatttaatagtgTGAGTAAACATAagatattttcataaaatgaaaattcatcgagaataattataaaaaaattgttttattatttatattattttattaaacaatctACATGtttatacaatttaaaattttagtatatatGTAGACCTCACCATGTGGGATTTCTGGATATATACTAAAGAGTACATTTTTGctgcataaaataaaaatatatcattttacTTCAAAAGGAACAATTTTCAGTgtgattatattttaaactgTAAAATATGAACAAAAATTTACTGCAATTTCTTAGGTTGCCCCACCtgtgtttcatttttttttttgccataaattgattattaattaaagagaaaattattataacacccctcacatttgatataatttacagtttagtctcttttatttaaaaattaaattatatagcccctcacttttattttgatcaacgatttagtccttccgAACATTTTGAATGTTAATCAACGAAGTCAACAAAATTATATGGTCCCctacttttatt
Coding sequences within it:
- the LOC126676856 gene encoding GDSL esterase/lipase At4g16230-like, whose amino-acid sequence is MMFGFKKSPPAFLDLLNHTSIDFKKKVQRGVNFASAGSGILDHTGFKAWNEVVPMTKQIQQFATVIGNITAAKGAGHTAKILSKALYIFCFGSNEFFDYMRNKSTTPKPLLLATVQSAYSDHLKALYKMGGRKFAVLGVPPIGCCPYARSINKKNGGGDVCMPLLNEFAQAFHTTTLTLFQHLTSELPNLKYSIGNVYNMTMDLFDNYSRFGFKEIKKACCGSGGDYNGDYGCYEPIKPNLCRNRSEYLFWDLYHPSQAASQLLADTLYSGDALYMTPMNFSQLALAQVHI